A single Salmo trutta chromosome 14, fSalTru1.1, whole genome shotgun sequence DNA region contains:
- the fblim1 gene encoding filamin-binding LIM protein 1: protein MASAAPQKRMVSSVFITLTSPYRATVTQHQHARTHSATANDMPHAATRVSPEDSSTRKPSVGDTQHGSIRRQERTPSESQGSAQNGDQSSTPSLARPSKPRPPPSPVTPNLTLGPEDTQQQTDTAAYKGPEALPPPPPLPPVSVDAELTEDLAPLLPPPPVQETPTTPIFRPVHPDRPTVSEQPNFAANRQPEQRTPSSGGEQKEPSQLQLEMVESKEVCGFCRKPVALSETAIEALNRTYHASCFQCRQCHIPLAGKLYYNKAGIPLCEDCYQASLELCWACGEVIKDHVIRALERAYHPPCFICATCSQPIGEQRFAQGEVGEVYCLQDYYRKYAPQCSACQQLIIPREDGTDSYTVECLGRSFHEDCYRCEVCSTQLSPEPNDHGCHPLDERVLCKSCHLTMVQSAQL, encoded by the exons ATGGCGTCGGCTGCTCCGCAGAAGAGGATGGTATCCTCCGTCTTCATCACGCTGACGTCCCCTTACAGAGCCACCGTCACTCAGCACcaacacgcgcgcacacacagcgCCACCGCCAATGACATGCCGCATGCAGCCACGCGGGTTAGCCCAGAGGACAGCAGCACCCGTAAGCCCAGTGTCGGTGACACACAGCATGGTTCCATACGTAGGCAAGAGAGGACTCCGTCTGAGTCCCAGGGCAGTGCGCAGAACGGGGACCAGAGCTCCACACCTTCCCTGGCCAGACCCTCAAAACCCAGACCTCCACCCAGCCCGGTGACCCCTAACCTCACCCTGGGTCCGGAAGACACGCAGCAGCAGACAGATACCGCAGCATACAAGGGTCCTGAGG cgctccctcctccacctccccttcCTCCTGTGTCTGTGGACGCTGAGCTGACGGAGGATCTTGCACCTCTCCTGCCTCCTCCACCCGTACAGGAGACCCCGACTACTCCCATCTTCCGACCTGTGCATCCAGACAGACCAACAGTGTCTGAACAACCG AACTTTGCAGCGAATAGACAGCCAGAGCAAAGAACACCATCTAGTGGGGGGGAACAGAAGGAACCGTCCCAGTTGCAGCTAGAGATGGTGGAGAGCAAGG AGGTGTGTGGCTTCTGTCGTAAGCCTGTGGCTCTGAGTGAAACTGCCATAGAGGCTCTGAACAGGACATACCACGCCAGTTGCTTCCAGTGCAGACAGTGCCATATCCCTCTGGCCGGTAAACTGTACTACAATAAGGCAGGAATACCGCTCTGTGAGGACTGTTACCAG GCCAGTTTGGAACTTTGCTGGGCATGTGGGGAAGTTATCAAAGACCATGTTATCCGTGCACTGGAAAGAGCTTACCACCCACCTTGCTTTATCTGTGCAACATGCAGCCAACCAATTGGAGAGCAGAGATTCGCCCAGGGAGAGGTTGGGGAAGTGTATTGCCTCCAGGATTACTACAG GAAATACGCTCCCCAGTGTAGTGCCTGCCAGCAGCTGATCATTCCAAGAGAGGATGGCACGGACAGCTACACAGTGGAATGCCTGGGACGCTCCTTCCACGAGGACTGCTATCGCTGTGAG GTCTGCAGTACCCAGCTCTCCCCAGAGCCAAACGACCATGGCTGCCATCCACTGGATGAGAGGGTGCTGTGTAAGTCTTGTCACCTGACCATGGTTCAGTCTGCCCAGCTCTAA